The DNA window TGAACTTTatgtcattttcaaattttatgttcttaTAATCTTATATAttatctctttatttatttcaacctTATGATTGGTGGATtgggtttgaatttttcataaaaattaaaaattaaattttattagggtttgatttgattttgtccagtttgagcataagctctgtattctttgtttataatcCAATACCTCCCCTCGAACCAAGTACGCCCGTTTCtggcttcccaaaaggtctcgtaccaatgaagatagcattacttgtttataaactcatgatcattccctaaattagccgatgtgggcatcatccaacatagcAAAATAagtaagatttaaaaaaaaaaaatatttataattcgATAGGTGtggtttgattttttgttaattaatgttatttatcaaaatttgagaaacTTGAAACACAATTCTCATAATAAAATCCACACATTACGAATGAATTCAtcttaaaaatggaaataaaccTAATTATGTTGCTCCACTCAAGTAGTTGGAATAGTTgagtataataaaataaccacAATGTTCTTTGCATACACAagtattatataattattgagGAAGTGTCTCCTACCACGAAAACTAGACATCTGTAGGCCCATTGGGCCCAATACTGAAtttgacaaaagaaaagaaaattaattaatgaattaatttccTCCAACTGCGATGACTTCGATGGAAAATGACACTCATCTACttgaaataatgaattaaatgaGCCACAATATTCGTGTGGATATGATATTTGTTACAAAagatatgaaacaaaatacccaggttttatttatttggaatttatttatttatttatttattgggggggttttaaaagaaataaataaaaaaaaagaaaatagaatgtGAAATAGAAGGCATCTGAAAGTGTCCAAAAGCTAATGACAAGGCCATGTTCCCAAAAGctttaaaaagagagaatgatGAGTTTCAGAAAAAGAGTGagaattcaataatttcattgCCCATCATCAAAACAACTTCACTAAAGTCGCATCCAAGCCTCTCTCCCCCTATTACACCCAAAATTCACCAATTTTCANaaaaaaaaaaaaaaaaaaaaaaaaaaaaaaaaaaaaaacattcatttaattaGGTTTTATACCTTATTTTTGTGGAACCGGACCACGTACGGACCCATGTCTGGCGGTCCATGGTCATTAGGAACGTTGACCGCCACCTGGCTCTATACCCTACGTCCacccattttctttaataattccattttattttaaccattATTTACCCCACCCATACCAAAACCATTATTTAAATGATTggaatttttataattataattaaaaggtTGATGGGGGTAGACCAACCGATAAATTTCCTCCTGGATcagagttttaaaatatttgaatttctgTACTTATTTCATGATGAAAATGACTTTTCAACTgaatattaagaaaaactttataaaatttattcaaaaataaaataccaatttatttattaaaaaaatctgtTTAAATATCTgaagcttttatttttttattttttattttgttatttgttaCGATACACGAGATTGAATccagaatttaatttttttattcgataaaaaaaattaataggaaGTTTATTTTCGAGATGGTAAATATTTTTGCGAACACCGTAAACTTTGCCCCGCTCTCGTCCCCCACTTcctaaaaaagagaaaactaaaatatattaagttaaaataaaaataaaaaagtgggAAATTGCACATTTGCCACGATTGCTTTCGATATCCCCGGAAAACGAGGGGCATCTACCCGGTATTCCATATTAGTGGAGGGGTGTTTTTGGAATTTCACGTCGTTTTTCACCTCGGctagattaattaatttaaaacaaataaaagaaaaaactaccCACCACTTCATCCACGCGACACGTCTCGCCATCTGGCCCATGTCCATGTACCCAAACTGGGTGAAAGTGCAATAATTGTCACGCTAGCAAACTGCCAATTTCAGGATAATTACTGCCATGTAGGACTCCACGTGGCAAATATTATGTCCACTCAGCAACCCATCTTCTTCTATTTCCTTATAAAACCCCCGGCCCGGTTTTCTCCCACTCCATTACTCGCCCCCCTTTCAGGACCACCACTCTCCTTCACAAACCCACTCTCTCCGACCTTTCTCGAATCTCATCTTCTCCGGCGACCTCCTCATCGGAAGATGAATTTTCCGATCGCACTCCCATTCAGATCAGGACTTGCCGTTTTCTTCTGCAATCATCGTCGCCATGTTTTTTACGAAAAATCTCTGAGATAACCCTCCTCCCTTTTCCTTTCCCTATTTTCTCTACTTCCTTCTTGCTCCAGCATTTTTCCAGAAGTGTCTTCTCTTTCGGCCTTCGTATGTACATTTTTGCGGTGGTTTTTTCCCTTTCGATCGCTTCACGGCTATTCTGTGCGTGGAGTAGCTGACCAGTGGGCGTGGAGCGATTAGTGGAAGCGTGTCATTGATTccgttttgttcttcattttttgagTCTAAAGTTTTAGAGTGGGAGATTCTGAATGTACATGCAACTATCTGGAGTTCATTTCTCTGATTTTTCTCTGTGATTTCGGTTTTGTGAATTTCAATGAACTCGAGCTGCACAGAGTAGAGATTTAGTAGGTGTAGTTTGGGAATTTCAGACCGGAGCAAATCTgtattgcaattttttttctcttttaaatttcGGAACTTTCTCGACGGAGCAGaaaattttctgtttgtttcttttcggTAATGAAGATCCAACCGATTGATATCGATGTTCAGACGGTGAGAGAACAGGTTCGTCCTGAATCGGCCAAGCCTCTGTTAAAATCGCGACTGAGGCGGCTTTTCGATCGGCCGTTTCCGAGCGTTCTGAGAAGCTCTGCGGTTGAGAAACCGATTATTGTTGGTGAACCAGCTCAGTTTAGCAGCAAAGATGGAGGAGGAGGGACCGAGTTCGAGCCGAGCTCGGTTTGCTTAGATAAGATGGTGCAGAATTTCATCGAGGAGAGCAACGAGAAGCAACCGGCAGCTGTCAAGTATGGCCGCAATCCCTGCAATTGCTTCAACGGCAATAGCAATGACAGCTCCGACGATGAATTCGATGTATTTGCGTGTTTTGGTGAATCGATCACCTCCGGATCATCCGGTGGCGATGTATGTGATATCCTCAAGGTAATTTCTGAGCCGAAACTCCAAATTTCGGGATTCGAGCTTTTTCATAGTTTATTTGACAATCGACATTTTGTTGCAGGGTTTAATCCCTTGCACGAGCGTTACGGAGAGAAATCTCTTGGCAGATGCTTCGAAAATCATCGAAAAgcataacaaaatttataaacggAAAGACGATTTACGCAGAATCGTAACCGATTCCCTCTCATCTCTTGGTTACAGTTCTTCCATCTGCAAATCCAAATGGGAGAAATCCCCCTCCTTCCCAGCTGGTACAGAAAACTTCCCCCCTGTgccctaattttctttcttccccaATTCTTAAATTCGATTTCGTTTCTGTTTGATTTTAGGTGAATACGAATACGTGGATGTGATTCTGAATGGAGAACGATTGCTGATAGACATCGATTTTAGATCCGAATTCGAGATTGCTCGTTCGACGGGAACATATAAAGCGATTCTTCAGACGCTACCGTACGTCTTCGTCGGGCAATCAGAACGTCTCAGACAAATTGTATCCATCGTATCGGAAGCCGCGAGCCAGAGcctgaagaagaaaggaatgCATTTTCCGCCATGGAGGAAAGCCGAGTACATGCTTGCTAAATGGCTCTCTCCTCCGATCAAAACCACTGACTCTCTCCCCAACGCTCCTCCGAGGGCCGAACCCGAAGAATCCAAAAACGACCCGCTGGCAACCGACACCGATTGCGGTGAATTCGAGTTGATTTTCGGCGAGGAATCGGTGTCAATCGAGTCCGCAACCACCAGCGATCCCGAATCGCTATCGCAGACGTTAATCTCCGGCGAAAATGAACCGGCAACGGGGAGCGGTTCTCCGTGGCAACCCCCTGCGATCAAGCCAAAGAGAATAGATAAAGGAGCTAAGATAGTCACCGGATTAGCTTCCCTTCTCAAAGAGAAATCTTgagaacgaaaaaaaaataaaaaagttttggtttttttttttttttatttctgaaaaaaaaaagtgtataaatgaacataaaaaaatataatataaataccTTGATAATTATCTTCTTATTATTGGGTGATttctgaaataaaataatgaaaagaaaaaagaaacgaatattttaatagaagGAAATAGTTTGGTTTCCTGGGTGGGAAACAAACAATATCCCATTTTGTAgtgtagaaaagaaaattaagaattttgaaGGGGAGGTTTGGGAATAAAGGGAAAAATTGGGGGTATAAAtgcaaagagagagaaatagaattggtgAAGTCTGGAAGGGTGTGACGGTAAATGAACTCATAACAATTGCGTGATATTCTCTTCCCTCTTAGCCCCTCGCGTTTAAgcttatttcaaatttaaaaaattatgaaactaataattgcaaataataataataataataattaaaaaaagggaaacaaaGAAGGGTAATAATGTCATATGATTGTATGTGTGATGGTTTAAAGAAGGCGTGGGTtcgtttccttttttctttaaataaaagaaaagaaaaatgttttcgtcttgaataattataataataattattattattgtacgCAGTTGAAAGCAACCTTTCAcctacttatttttttattatttatttattttttatttttttggaggTTGCTTGGGAAGGTGTAAACTTCATTTTTATCTATTATTCTCCTCACCCACACGATAtcagaattttatttttaaaatataaaaaaaaaaaaatgagaaaaagggaGTGAGAGATAAGGTGCGggtgttctttttttattgtcCTGGTCTCTcactttttctcctttttattttttatttcgtttTGGATTATTTATTCCTTAGAATATGCTTTCttcttacttttatttttttattttcgtatattatatatatttttctaatttttatagaTATTCATAGAAcctatattaaataaaataataatagtaaatgtCCGAGGATTTGGGTAGCTTCCCATTCTCATCATTTTGGGCCGACTACAAAAGCATGTTGAGAAATGGGCTTATGAATTGGGCCTATATTTCTCGGACCTTACCAgtttatttcatttgatttgGTGGGTGAATTCACTCGCCAATTTAGTGCGCCCTAATTCGATTTCCAGCTCCCGATTCTCACAGGGTCGGACCGGATCGCTATCGCTGAATCACACCAAATTCACAGAGATCGGTATAGGCCATGCAGAAGAGAGAGCAGAACAAGTTGGGTGGCAATGTTGGTAGCGCATCTGCTCCTCCGGCTAAGCGAGGCCGTCCATTCGGCAGTGTAAACAGCAACGCTGCTGCTGCAGCCGCTGCGGCGGAGACCTTGGCTCCATCGGCACTTCTTGGCCCTTCTCTTCATATTCATACTTCCTTCGCGGGTCAGTTAATTGAAACCCCTTTCGTTTTCTCTTTTAGTTTCCTACTGGAAAATCAGCTCAAAGTTCATTAATTCTTCGAGTTTGTTGTCTAAGTTGAGATGTTTCTTTGATTAAGTCCCGTTTTTATCCTCAAATTTAATTGCTGGAGCAgatcaaaacaataaaaggaTAGTGTTGGCTCTACAGAGTGGATTGAAGAGTGAATTGACATGGGCACTTAACACTCTCACTCTTCTCTCCTTCAAAGAGAAGGATGATATGCGTAGAGACTCCACTCCTCTGGCTAAAATTCCAGGCTTGCTCGATGCTCTTCTTCAAGTTGTATGTATTACATAACCTCTCAGTCATCTTCTCGCGCTTTCTTTTGTGATGAATAAATATGATGTCTAGCTTCCTATGGGGAATTTCATTGTCCTTCCGTATTCCATTTTTATCATGgatagaaatttgaaagtgGCAAAATTAAAACTGcgagttcaaataaatatcgTGATAAAGGGTATTATGATGTTATGTTACATCTTCCAGATTGATGATTGGCGTGATATAGCACTTCCAAAGGATCATGTAAAGAAGCAAAGGGTCAGAACATTAGGTGCTAATTCTTATATAACGGGATTTGGGAATGAATTTGAGGCTCTGGGCTCAAATGGGTATGCATAAAAGGATTGTTTGCCATCATTTCTTTATGGTTGCCCGGTTTACTGaatatttattctaaaataactAATGCCTGGCAGCCTGAGACCTGGTTCTTCAGCTTCAGAGGCAACGGGTCATGCTCCCAAACCATCTCCTCGACATTGGTGGCTCGATGAAGATGGTCTATTTAATCGGGATGATGAAGGACGAGCAGAAAGACAGCAATGTGCTGTTTCCGCTTCAAATATCCTCcgaaatttttctttcatgccAGAGAATGAATCCATTATGGCTCAACATCGACATACTCTGGAAACAGTGTTTCAATGTGTAGAAGATCATATTACAGGTGGGAAGTTCATGACCCTAATGACCAGTGCTTTTAGAATTTGATGGCATGACCCTCTCTAATGGAATAACTGATTTAAAGCGTTTCTTGTGTAGTAGTTGAAGTTTAAAGTGCTGAATATGTGTATGTTTGTCTGAATTACATCTGAAGGCTTTAATTGTTGACAGAGGATGAAGAGCTTGTCACAAATGCACTAGAGACAATTGTGAATTTAGCCCCGCTCCTTGATCTTCGTATCTTTAGCTCATCAAAGCCGTCCTACATCAAAATAACGTTAGACTTCGATCTACGACTGATCTTTTAGGCTCACCTGAATGATGATTTCTTGCTAACAAGTTTGCTTCATACTTTTCTACAGAGAAAAACGTGCAGTTGAAGCTATCATGGGAATGCTGGGATCTGCAGTCAAAGTTTGGCACTGTGCTGCTGCAGAATTACTTGGACGATTGATAATAAATCCCGATAATGAGCCGTTCCTTCTCCCCTTCGCCCCCCAGGTTTGTTTCTGATAAACCTATTATGTAGCTCCCTGTCTTCTGTTGTGTTATGCATGATAGACCGTAAAatgtttttgttgaattttattagattCACAAGCGCTTAGTTGACCTTATGAGCATCCCAGCTTTGGACGCACAAGCAGCAGCTGTTGGTGCTCTGTATAACCTTGTCGAAGTTAATATGGACTGCAGAATAAAGCTGGCAAGCGAACGATGGTAATTATTTTCCTTGGCCTTTCTAGAGATAACCATTTGAGCTGCATTAGATACTGAaacatttttctgtttttcccTCGAAGGGCAATCGATCGACTTCTTAAAGTTATCAAGACCCCTCATCCAGTTCCAGAAATATGCAGGAAAGCAGCAATGATATTGGAGAGTCTTGTATCTGAGCCACAGAACAGGGGTTTGCTCCTAGCATATGAAAACGCATTTGCAGAAATACTATTCTCAGATGGAAGATATTCAGATACATTCGCTAGGATATTGTATGAACTAACATCCAGACCAAACAATAAAGTTGCTGCTGCACAAGGTGTATGGGGCATGTGATCACAAGTATCATTCATTCGCTCGGGATTACTCAACTAGTACTCGTAATCGATCAAGCTAAGGACACACGACCACATCGTTGCTGCATGTAAATATATCAGCATATTGGCTTATCAGCGATTAAAAGTCGACTAATTTTCGATCATCGAAGTCTGTATTTCTCAGTCTGTACTGCTTATGTAGAACAACTAATGGCATCCAATATGAACAATGGGTATTTGAGAAGGTTACAAGAAAAGACACAAAGTCATCCggaaataaaatacattaaatttaaaatttaaaagaaaagaaaagaatttgttcttgtttttcaagCTTTATGGATGTGGGCCACTCTGGGCACCTCCACTGGGAACTCGTGAATCTCATCCATCCAAGGGTTCTTCTCCTTGGAGGGATCGACGGTCCTCAACGCCCGCCAAACCGCGCTGTTGCACTTGAAACCCGACCCGAATGCGATCTGCCACGTCCGATCCCCTTTCCGGATCCTCCCCTTCGCTTCACAGTAAGCCAACTCGTACCACAGCGAACTGCTCGAAGTGTTCCCGAATCTATTCAGCGTCATTCTCGACGGCTCCATATGCCACTCGCTCAAATCCAGATTCTTCTCCAGTTCATCCAGCACCGCCCGCCCTCCGGCGTGGATGCAGAAATGCTCGAACGCCAGCTTGAAATCCGGGATGTACGGcttgattttcattttaaagatCTTTTTCGCCACCAGCGTTGCGAAGAACAGGAGCTGCTCTGACATTGGAAGCACCAAAGGACCGAGAGTGGTGATGTTCGTCTTTAGGGCTTCGCCAGCCACAGCCATTAGGTCTTTCGACAGGCGGACACCGACGCGGCCGGTGTCATCTTCTTGCTGGAAAACGCAATTGTAGCATTTGTCGTCAGAGCCCTTGTGCGTTCGTACGGTGTGAATGAGTTGGTACTTTGAACGGCGGCGGTCGGCAGGGCGGTTAGAGAGCAAGATGGCGGCGCCGCCCATCCGGAAGAGGCAATTTGATACCAGCATGGATCGATCGTTGCCGAAGTACCAATTTAGCGTGATGTTCTCCATGCTCACCACCAGAGCGTACGAATTTGGGTGCGCCTGTTCAAGaaatcataatttaatctCAAATTCAAGACAAATTTGTTATggattagattaaatttatttttatatagaaattacaataaaatatatacaaaaaccctaaataGCAAGTGCCCTAACCTTATTCAATTTTGGACACAACTTTGACTTTACCACATTAATTACATTACactaaataaattcatacaattttctttcattttatatatagaaattcACAAAAgcattatttagatttaaggGGGGGAAAAACCTGCAAGAGATGTTTGGCAAGATCAATGGAGATGAGTCCAGCGCTGCAGCCCATGCCACCAAGATTATAGCTCAAAATGTTACCTCTAAGCTTATAGTGATTAACAATCATGGCGGACAAAGAGGGTGTGGGATTAAACAAGCTACAATTCACCACCAGAATCCCAATGTCCTTAGCCTTCACACCCGTCTTCTCCAAAAGCTCATCAATGGCACCAAACATAACCGCCTCCGCCTCCTTCCTGGCCTCCTCCATGCACGGATTCGGCGGCACCCTCATCACGGCCTCGGGCAAGTAAGTCTTCTCCCCTAAACCAGACCGCTCGAGGATCTTCTTCTGGAACCCCAAATTCTCCTCTGTAAAACTCCCAGTGAGCTCTGATTTCTGCAGAAACATGCCTCTGTCACACGTCCTGTCCGGGTGGGGCTTGTAGCAGGCGAAATTGAGGAGGTAAACCTTTCTGGGTCGGGTCATGACATAAAGGGTAGCCAGAAAAACCATGAGAGAAGAACAGAGTGTTACAGAGAGGAGATTTGAGTTCAAGTGGTTCCAGAGATGGAGTAAGTCGTGGAGTTGGAAGGTGGAGAGATGGGCGGAGGCGGCGGCGAGTAAGGGGAGCAAGAGAAGGTACATGGCGTTGGAGATTAGGTAATGGTAGCCGAGTTTGACATATTTGAGGCGGACGGATAAGAGGAAATTGGGGAGCCTCCGGTCAGCCATTGATGAAGATTGAAGAAAGCAATTGAGTTTTGAAAGGAAAGCGTGGGGGGAAATGGGAAGGGAAAGGGGGGATTTAAAAGGGAAGGGAATGAACAGAGAGAAGTTGGAGGATGCAACCACCCCAACGAACTTTTAATTGTGAACCAGGCCGGGCATTCAATTTGCCAACTCGCAAACCACTGGCTCACTCTTTCACAACTTTACCCCATCTTTCcaaaatcataatcataacCATTACGTCTCCCGTTTCGTGTTTCATATCCACTCTTTCGAATGTGAATGTTACCGTCTAATTTCACCACccacaaatattatcctctttataCTATCAACTTTCTCCCAAAGTTCTAAAGGGAGGTTTCCGCTTCGTTTTTCTCACctatcaatgtgggatctcagtAAAATTCGAAGAGACTCACTTATCACTTAAAGCTTTgtgttttattattacttaGAGTccttcaaatcaaattcttgcAATAGAACATGTTGAGGATCATTATAAGACaagagtttatgttcaaagtattggagtgaacaatatcataccattcgTTGTTACTAATAAGACATGTTTTAGGACAATGACGTAATGGTTAAGACCTTCAATCTAGAAGCTCTGCTTGCAAAAATTTCGCACGAGGAATAGAAAAAGTAATACCTTTCTAATATTTGACGTATATCATTGTGGTGTTACAATTAccatctttaaaatttttacttttttgtaCGGACaatattgaataataatagagtttcaaatttatgaaattactATAATTGAACTCTATTATTATAACTTTGATTTCGTCATCAGTTAAGTTTATTCAACGTTAAAAAGTTGGTGACAAATGTATTTGGAACAaaacgaaaataaataatattcaagacataaattataattaaaattgaggCTCTATTTTTGTCCAACTGTGTATAAATGACGTGGCGAAAATCTAATGGCCAAAACACTACGCGTCGCCCATCGGACGGTAAACGTGGAAGTGGGTTGCCAATCCGAGAGATTTAATTCGCAAgcaattactatttttttaaaaaaacatttcattcattttatacttaaatcattatttttgttaatgtaatattaaaaatacaatatttactCTATAAGATAAGCCCCGAAgtaaataaagtaataatcataaaataaaatcattttaattcatttaaaaaagtCTAAGATATTTCCTTCGACAATTATGATTTAGAACCTAACTTTACTGATTGgaacatatattatatttatctgaactaaaaatgaattaatttactataattaaGACATGCAAATTAAAATCCACCTAAAATTAATAGATATAGGGTTGATAGTAATTAAAATGGGTATGACTTTTTAGAATGAGTAGCCAACCCATTTACTTAGGGTAGGGTGGGAAAATATTTATGGTACTACGAGTGTGATTATGGAAGATTTAAACAGAGCGTGGAATCCCATACAACATAAAGGCAGTTGGGTTAGAGTTGCCGAATCAAATACGTAGACTTTGTTCCATAACATATTTACGTGTCATAGTAATAAGTTGTAAGTAAGTACAACCCCCGTTTCATTGCTACTTCCTActcttattattaattcatcTAAACTTCCAACTAATACCCTCAcgtatttattattcttccATACTCAATCTTCTCGTTTTGACTTCCACTAATTTGTCTACTTACTCAACAA is part of the Cucurbita pepo subsp. pepo cultivar mu-cu-16 chromosome LG03, ASM280686v2, whole genome shotgun sequence genome and encodes:
- the LOC111790488 gene encoding uncharacterized protein LOC111790488, producing the protein MKIQPIDIDVQTVREQVRPESAKPLLKSRLRRLFDRPFPSVLRSSAVEKPIIVGEPAQFSSKDGGGGTEFEPSSVCLDKMVQNFIEESNEKQPAAVKYGRNPCNCFNGNSNDSSDDEFDVFACFGESITSGSSGGDVCDILKGLIPCTSVTERNLLADASKIIEKHNKIYKRKDDLRRIVTDSLSSLGYSSSICKSKWEKSPSFPAGEYEYVDVILNGERLLIDIDFRSEFEIARSTGTYKAILQTLPYVFVGQSERLRQIVSIVSEAASQSLKKKGMHFPPWRKAEYMLAKWLSPPIKTTDSLPNAPPRAEPEESKNDPLATDTDCGEFELIFGEESVSIESATTSDPESLSQTLISGENEPATGSGSPWQPPAIKPKRIDKGAKIVTGLASLLKEKS
- the LOC111790485 gene encoding armadillo repeat-containing protein LFR-like; protein product: MQKREQNKLGGNVGSASAPPAKRGRPFGSVNSNAAAAAAAAETLAPSALLGPSLHIHTSFADQNNKRIVLALQSGLKSELTWALNTLTLLSFKEKDDMRRDSTPLAKIPGLLDALLQVIDDWRDIALPKDHVKKQRVRTLGANSYITGFGNEFEALGSNGLRPGSSASEATGHAPKPSPRHWWLDEDGLFNRDDEGRAERQQCAVSASNILRNFSFMPENESIMAQHRHTLETVFQCVEDHITEDEELVTNALETIVNLAPLLDLRIFSSSKPSYIKITEKRAVEAIMGMLGSAVKVWHCAAAELLGRLIINPDNEPFLLPFAPQIHKRLVDLMSIPALDAQAAAVGALYNLVEVNMDCRIKLASERWAIDRLLKVIKTPHPVPEICRKAAMILESLVSEPQNRGLLLAYENAFAEILFSDGRYSDTFARILYELTSRPNNKVAAAQGVWGM
- the LOC111790480 gene encoding 3-ketoacyl-CoA synthase 11-like; amino-acid sequence: MADRRLPNFLLSVRLKYVKLGYHYLISNAMYLLLLPLLAAASAHLSTFQLHDLLHLWNHLNSNLLSVTLCSSLMVFLATLYVMTRPRKVYLLNFACYKPHPDRTCDRGMFLQKSELTGSFTEENLGFQKKILERSGLGEKTYLPEAVMRVPPNPCMEEARKEAEAVMFGAIDELLEKTGVKAKDIGILVVNCSLFNPTPSLSAMIVNHYKLRGNILSYNLGGMGCSAGLISIDLAKHLLQAHPNSYALVVSMENITLNWYFGNDRSMLVSNCLFRMGGAAILLSNRPADRRRSKYQLIHTVRTHKGSDDKCYNCVFQQEDDTGRVGVRLSKDLMAVAGEALKTNITTLGPLVLPMSEQLLFFATLVAKKIFKMKIKPYIPDFKLAFEHFCIHAGGRAVLDELEKNLDLSEWHMEPSRMTLNRFGNTSSSSLWYELAYCEAKGRIRKGDRTWQIAFGSGFKCNSAVWRALRTVDPSKEKNPWMDEIHEFPVEVPRVAHIHKA